In Nocardia yunnanensis, one DNA window encodes the following:
- a CDS encoding FAD-dependent oxidoreductase → MEPLWLSDIPRPARLRVTPGLRFDVVVIGGGLTGLTTALLLAQNGIDVAVVEARRIGDGTTGASTAKVSVLQGVRAQRIRRQHSADALREYLDANIDGQQWLLEYCSNSGVAVQYADAFTYAQSDREVGSVRSEHAVLREAGLHTELVGPLDVPFPTRAAVRLAQQAQLNPMALLSVLAADVESHGVQIFESSRAQGIRSGKQGDQIIDTEHGPIEAGTVILATGTPILDRGGFFARLVPQRSYLTAFRLAEPVPGGMYLSAGEPTRSVRRVPDTEGDVLLVGGEGHGVGRDSDTTARVRDLVEWTQRYFQAGEPITAWSAQDYLPSGELPYVGPLLPGQESILVATGYAKWGMTNAVAAGLALVGRITGKSPQWSGALSSWRPSDYTSLPSTLGANGSVALQFSTGWMHVAATGDRPAPAEGCGQVNRRMLSPTATCTVDGVTTSVSAVCPHLYGIVRWNAAERSWDCPLHGSRFAPDGSVLEGPATKPLGPRP, encoded by the coding sequence ATGGAACCACTGTGGCTCAGCGACATCCCCAGACCAGCGCGCCTGCGCGTCACCCCCGGGCTTCGGTTCGACGTCGTCGTGATCGGCGGTGGCCTCACCGGCCTCACTACCGCGTTGCTGCTGGCGCAGAACGGAATCGACGTCGCGGTGGTCGAGGCGCGGCGCATCGGCGACGGCACCACCGGCGCCAGCACCGCGAAAGTGAGCGTGCTGCAAGGCGTCCGGGCGCAGCGCATCCGGCGTCAGCACTCCGCCGACGCGCTGCGCGAGTACCTGGACGCCAATATCGACGGGCAGCAGTGGCTGCTCGAGTACTGCTCGAATTCCGGTGTGGCCGTTCAGTATGCCGACGCGTTCACCTACGCCCAGTCCGATCGGGAGGTCGGCAGCGTGCGCAGCGAGCACGCGGTGCTGCGCGAGGCCGGTCTGCACACCGAGCTGGTCGGGCCGCTGGACGTGCCGTTCCCCACCCGCGCCGCGGTGCGGCTGGCACAGCAGGCGCAGCTCAACCCGATGGCGCTGCTGTCGGTGCTGGCCGCCGACGTCGAATCGCACGGCGTGCAGATCTTCGAATCCAGTCGCGCCCAAGGGATTCGCTCCGGCAAACAGGGCGATCAGATCATCGACACCGAGCACGGGCCGATCGAGGCGGGGACGGTGATCCTGGCCACCGGCACGCCGATCCTGGACCGCGGCGGCTTCTTCGCGCGGCTGGTGCCCCAGCGCTCCTATCTCACCGCCTTCCGGCTCGCCGAGCCGGTGCCGGGCGGCATGTACCTCAGCGCGGGCGAGCCCACCCGCTCGGTGCGGCGCGTCCCCGACACCGAGGGCGATGTGCTGCTGGTCGGCGGGGAGGGCCACGGCGTGGGCCGCGACAGCGACACCACCGCCCGCGTCCGCGACCTGGTGGAGTGGACGCAGCGGTACTTCCAGGCGGGCGAACCGATCACCGCCTGGTCGGCCCAGGACTATCTGCCCAGCGGCGAACTGCCCTACGTCGGGCCGCTGCTGCCGGGCCAGGAGAGCATTCTGGTCGCCACCGGCTACGCGAAATGGGGCATGACCAACGCGGTGGCCGCAGGACTGGCGCTGGTGGGCCGGATCACCGGCAAGAGCCCGCAGTGGAGCGGGGCGCTGTCGAGCTGGCGGCCCTCCGACTACACGTCGCTGCCGTCCACCCTCGGCGCGAACGGCTCTGTCGCACTGCAGTTCTCGACCGGCTGGATGCACGTCGCCGCCACCGGCGATCGGCCCGCCCCGGCCGAGGGCTGCGGCCAGGTCAATCGCCGCATGCTGTCCCCGACCGCGACCTGCACGGTGGACGGGGTCACCACGTCGGTGTCGGCGGTCTGCCCGCACCTGTACGGGATCGTGCGCTGGAATGCCGCCGAACGGTCCTGGGACTGCCCGCTGCACGGCTCCCGGTTCGCACCCGACGGCAGCGTGCTGGAGGGGCCGGCCACCAAACCCCTGGGCCCCCGGCCCTGA
- a CDS encoding anti-sigma factor, with protein sequence MDRYLDGSGRELQARSGQLELRLPARFDQLQMLRALTETIMLSADFTIDQVIDMRVALDEVATAMMLCAVPDASVELVFRYDPAQIEIRISSMLETDGAFDGNSFGRDFLETLTDSMRSSSGAFDPVRNGYPVTVHLQRLRSEDDDR encoded by the coding sequence GTGGACAGGTATCTCGACGGCTCCGGCCGGGAGTTGCAGGCGCGATCCGGACAACTGGAGCTGCGGCTGCCCGCGCGGTTCGACCAGTTGCAAATGCTGCGCGCACTTACCGAAACCATCATGCTGAGCGCTGATTTCACCATCGACCAGGTGATCGATATGCGAGTCGCGCTCGACGAAGTGGCCACCGCGATGATGCTGTGCGCCGTACCGGACGCATCGGTGGAACTGGTGTTCCGCTACGACCCGGCACAGATCGAGATACGGATCTCGTCCATGCTGGAAACGGATGGAGCGTTCGACGGCAACAGTTTCGGCCGGGATTTCTTGGAGACATTGACAGATTCGATGCGATCCAGCTCCGGAGCTTTCGATCCGGTCCGCAATGGGTATCCCGTAACAGTTCACCTTCAACGACTACGGAGTGAGGACGATGACAGGTGA
- a CDS encoding beta-phosphoglucomutase family hydrolase — MTHPETRLGLPEGISAALFDLDGVLTSTAELHERAWKQVFDEFLEQRGGPQSQPFTAHDYDAYVDGLPRLDGVRSFLKSRHITLPEEGDGWTVHGIGDRKDAVLHELIEHSGVHVYPGSQDYLAAVRAAGLRTGVVSSSANAAAVLAAARLSDYAEVRVDGKNFAEEGLRGKPAPDGFLAAAARLQVRPPHTAVFEDAVAGVAAGHAGGFGFVVGIDRVRDGRQAAALRDAGADRVVTDLSELTRS; from the coding sequence ATGACCCATCCCGAGACCAGGCTCGGGCTGCCGGAGGGGATCTCGGCCGCCCTGTTCGACCTCGACGGCGTGCTCACCAGCACCGCCGAACTGCACGAGCGGGCGTGGAAACAGGTGTTCGACGAATTCCTCGAGCAGCGCGGCGGCCCGCAGTCGCAGCCGTTCACCGCCCACGACTACGACGCGTACGTGGACGGGCTGCCCCGGCTCGACGGGGTCCGGTCGTTCCTGAAATCGCGGCACATCACGCTGCCCGAGGAGGGCGACGGGTGGACGGTGCACGGGATCGGGGATCGCAAGGACGCGGTGCTGCACGAGCTGATCGAACACAGCGGCGTGCACGTCTATCCCGGATCGCAGGACTATCTGGCGGCGGTGCGCGCGGCCGGACTGCGGACCGGGGTGGTGTCCTCCTCGGCGAATGCCGCCGCGGTGCTCGCGGCCGCGAGGCTCAGCGACTACGCCGAGGTCCGCGTCGACGGCAAGAATTTCGCCGAGGAGGGCCTGCGAGGCAAGCCGGCCCCCGACGGATTCCTGGCCGCGGCCGCGCGGTTGCAGGTCCGCCCGCCGCACACCGCCGTGTTCGAGGACGCCGTCGCCGGGGTCGCGGCAGGGCACGCGGGCGGCTTCGGTTTCGTGGTCGGCATCGATCGCGTGCGCGACGGGCGGCAGGCCGCCGCCCTGCGCGACGCGGGCGCGGACCGGGTCGTCACCGATCTGTCGGAGCTGACGCGATCGTGA
- a CDS encoding RNA polymerase sigma factor SigF, with protein MTGDSYDDIEPLLKELAIAVEKNDPRHEELREEAVSRCLPLAEHIARKFSGRGEPYEDLLQVARLGLVVSIDRFDVTRGSRFLSFAVPTIMGEVRRYFRDSTWAVRVPRRIKEIQLRLGVTIEKLAQPLGRMPTAGEIAAELGVDRAEVTQAMLAANAYQSSSLEAAMPDGGENAPLSLLDALGTDEPNYELVEQYLAVRPHMENLPEREREVLVLRFFEGRTQAQIADRLGVSQMHISRILSKTLSGLREAALKD; from the coding sequence ATGACAGGTGACAGCTACGACGATATCGAACCGCTGCTCAAAGAATTGGCGATCGCGGTAGAGAAGAACGATCCCCGGCACGAGGAACTGCGCGAGGAGGCCGTCAGCCGGTGTCTGCCGCTGGCCGAGCACATCGCGCGCAAGTTTTCCGGCCGCGGCGAACCCTACGAGGATCTGCTGCAGGTGGCGCGGCTCGGGCTGGTGGTCTCCATCGACCGCTTCGACGTGACGCGTGGTTCCCGTTTCCTGTCCTTCGCGGTGCCCACCATCATGGGCGAGGTGCGCCGCTATTTCCGCGACAGCACCTGGGCGGTGCGAGTTCCCCGGCGCATCAAGGAGATTCAGCTGCGGCTGGGCGTGACCATCGAGAAGCTGGCGCAGCCGCTGGGGCGGATGCCGACCGCGGGCGAGATCGCCGCGGAACTCGGCGTCGACCGGGCCGAGGTCACCCAGGCGATGCTGGCCGCCAACGCGTACCAGAGTTCCTCGCTGGAGGCCGCGATGCCCGACGGCGGTGAGAACGCGCCGCTGTCGCTGCTGGACGCGCTGGGCACCGACGAGCCCAATTACGAACTGGTGGAACAGTATCTGGCGGTGCGCCCGCACATGGAGAACCTGCCCGAGCGGGAACGGGAAGTGCTGGTGCTGCGGTTCTTCGAGGGCCGGACCCAGGCGCAGATCGCGGATCGCCTGGGGGTCTCGCAGATGCACATCTCCCGCATCCTCAGCAAGACGCTGTCCGGTTTGCGGGAAGCGGCGTTGAAGGACTGA